The sequence GCGCTCTTGTTGTCGGCGCCGTCGCCGTACGTCATGCAGAAGCAGCTGTCGTCCCAGAACGCGTTGACGTACGCGTCGCCGTAGTGGACCCGGGAGTACGCGGCCTTGCCGTCGCCGGCGATGCCGTCGCGGCCGAAGGCGGACTTGTAGAAGTCCCAGGTCTTCGCGGCGCCGTAGTGGGCGTCGACGGCGGCGGTCTGGCGGTCGTTGCCGGTGCCGTCGCCCCAGGTGTCGTCGTCGTCGGTGACGAGGTCGCCGGTGCCGCTCTCGCCCTGGTTGAGGTCGTACGTCTTGTGGCCGCCGCGGTCGCCGTCGGTCAGCTCGAAGCCGGAGCCGGACGCGGTGGTGCTGAGGTCGACCTTGCCGCTGTACTGGCTGTTGCCGACGCCGGCGGTCTCGATCTCCTCGTAGCTGCGCAGGACCTTGCCGGTGGTGGCGTCGGTGATGACGCGCTTGCGGCTGGGGGTGCCGTCCTTCTGGACGCCGGTCTTCACGGACTCCAGGGCGAGGACGGGGGTGCCGCCACCTGCCCAGATCACCTTGCGGGCGCTCGCCGCGGTCTTGATCTTCGGCGTGGTGGACGGCACGGATATACGGGCCGTGGTCGCCTTGGTGACGCTCTTGAGCTTGCCGTTCGCGGCGGTGTGGGTGACGAGGTCGCCGCCGAGGACGGGCAGGCCGTCGTAGGTGCGCTCGTAGCGGGTGTGGACGGTGCCGTTCGCGTCCTTGATCACGTCACGCGCGATCAGCTTCTCCTTGGCGCCGAGCTTCAGCGCGGTGGCGGTCGAGGAGGTGTCGGCCTGGGCGGACTTGATGGCGGCGGTACGGGCGGAGGCACTGCTGAACGCCGGAGTGGCGGAGACGGAGGGGGAGTTGCCGGGGGTGTTCGGGTGGGCGTTCGCCGCACCGGTCTGCACTCCGACGACGACCATCGCGGCCACGGCGGCCAGGGCTGCGGCGCGACGGGTGTTCATGTGGGGGGTCATACAAACTCCGTTGCTCGTTCCGTGGGGGGTTACGAGCCGGGAGCCTGCCACCGAATGACCGCCATTGACGGTGTACGAACAAATACCTCACATTTCTTTGACCAGTTCTTGTCCGACTGAAGCACTGTCATGTCCGTTATCCGGCGGACTCCGACAGGTCCGGACCGGGTCTATGGACACACGGGAGCCCCCGGCCGCAGGACGTTCGGCCGGGGGCTCCCGTGAAGCAGACGTACGGGACGTCAGGGACCAGGTGTCAGAGGCTGACGCCGAAGTCCTGGGCGATGCCGCGCAGGCCGGAGGCGTAACCCTGGCCCACGGCGCGGAACTTCCACTCGGCGCCGTTGCGGTACAGCTCGCCGAAGACCATGGCGGTCTCGGTGGCGGCGTCCTCGCTCAGGTCGTAGCGCGCGATCTCGGTGCCGCCGGCCTGGTTGAGGATGCGGATGTAGGCGTTCCGCACCTGGCCGAAGTTCTGGCTGCGGGTCTCGGCGTCGTAGATGGAGACCGGGAAGACGATCTTGTCGACGTCGGCCGGCAGGCCCGCCAGGTTGACGTTGATCTGCTCGTCGTCGCCCTCGCCCTCACCCGTGACGTTGTCACCGGTGTGCACGATGGTCTGGTCCGGCGTCGACTTGTTGTTGAAGAAGACGAAGTGGGCGTCGGAGTAGACCTTGCCGCCGGCGTTGACCGCGATCGCCGAGGCGTCCAGGTCGAAGTCGGTGCCGGTGGTGGTACGGACGTCCCAGCCGAGGCCGACCGTGACGGCGGTGAGGCCGGGGGCCTCCTTGGTGAGGGAGACGTTGCCGCCCTTGGACAGGCTTACTGCCATGGGAAGTCCCTTTCATCTGTCGGGTGCGGGCTTCGCGGTCACGAAGCTACCGTCACAGGTCATAACGCCGACAGGGGACCGAGAGGTTCCGCGCGCCTTTGCTTTCTTTGCCGAAGGGGAGGCGGGGCGCCGCAAAAAGAGGTGACGAACAGCTGGTGGGGCGGGGAACATGGGTGTCATGTCCGGGCCCTATGTCATCCGCGGTTCGGTCTCCCTGCCGGAGGCCGAGCTGATGTGGCGTTTCTCGCGGTCCTCCGGGCCCGGCGGGCAGCACGTCAACACCAGCGACTCCCAGGTGGAACTGCGCTTCGACCTCGCGGCCACCGAGGCGCTGCCCGAGGTGTGGAAGGAACGCGCCCTGGACCGGCTGGCGGGCCGGCTGACCGACGGCGTGATCGCGGTCCGGTCCTCCGAGCACCGCTCCCAGTGGCGCAACCGCGAGACGGCCGCCGTACGCCTCGCGGCCCTGCTGGCGGAGGCCTCCGCGCCGCCGCCCCGGCCGCGCGTGAAGCGGAAGATTCCCCGCGGGATCAATGAGCGCCGGCTGCGGGAGAAGAAGGCGCGCGGCGACACCAAGCGGGGCCGCTCGGGGCGCGACTGGTAGGGGGCGGGGGCTCGCCCTGTGCCGGCGCGCTCAGCCCAGGTGCCGGTACTTCCCCCGGAAGTACGTCAGCGGGCCGCCCTCCCCGCTCGGGACATGGGCGCTCAGCACCCGGCCGATCACCAGCGTGTGGTCGCCCGCCACCACCCTCTGCTCCGTACGGCACTCCAGCGTCGCCAGCGCGCCGCCCGCCAGCGGGGCGCCGCTCACCTCGCCGCGTAGATAGGGGATGTCCTCGAAGAGCAGCCGGTCGCTGATCCGGCCCTTCATCGCGAACCGCCCGGCGATGTGCCGCTGGCTCTCCGCCAGGACGGACACCGCCCACAGGGGCTGCTCCGCCAGCAGGTCGTCCATCCGGGAGTCGTTGCGCAGGCTCACCATGACCAGCGGCGGGTCCAGGGACACGGACATGAAGGCGGTCGCGGTCATGCCGACGTCCTCGCCCCGTCCGTCCTCGTCGAGCGGCGGCTCCTGGGCGGTGACCAGCACCACGCCGGCCGCCAGCCGGGACAGGGCGGCACGGAACTCTTCGTTGCTCACCCCCTCAGCATGGGGGACGGGCTCGGTACGCGGTGTGGGGGGCTTCGTCTGCAACACACCGGGAACGCTAGCCGCGCGCCCCGCGCCCCCGCATCGGGCCAGGGGACCAGCCGGGTCCTAGGACCGCGGGCCGCCGGTCCGCTCCCCGCACTCCCTGCTCGTTTGTGACTTGAGTCACAGAGCGCAATATTTGCTGACCCTGTGTACCGGGTGCACAGCTCGCTGTGATTCAGTGGCCGTGACACTGCAGTAAGTACGTCACGTACGTCGATATGAATTCTGGAGTGCTGTCGAGGTCTCGGGGAGTGCGAGCAATGGAGGCCGAGTCGGAGCCCTACGTCCGCCTCGCGACGATGCGGCAGCTGCACCAGGCGGTCGCCGATCTCAACACGGCACGGAGTCTGGCCGACACCCTGCAGACCGTGGCCGACGGGATCGTCGCCAATCTCGGCTACGAGCTTGCCTGCGTCAACCTCGTCCGCCCCGACGGCGACCTCGTCGTCGCCGCCCTGGCCGGCAACCACGCCGCCGAGGCCCTGATCACCGGCCGGGTCGGCTCCCGCGCCTCCTGGGAACGCCGGCTCGCCATGGGTGAGGCCTGGGACGGGCTGCGCTTCATACCGCACACCGAGGGCTGGATCCTCCTCGACGACGACGTCCCGCAGTGGCACACCGAGGGCCCCGAGCCCCGGTTCGAGGACGAGTGGCACCCCGAGGACCGGCTCTACGCCCCGATGTACGCCTCCGGCGGCGGCTCGGACCTCCTGGGCGTCATATCCGTCGACCGGCCGCGCAACGGACGCCGCCCGGGCGCCTGGGGCCGTGAGGCCCTCCAGATGTACGCCTCGCAGTCCGCCATCGCGATCAGCAACGCCCGGCTCCGGGCCAACATGCAGCGGGCCCTGGTCCGGCTGGAGCGCGAGCAGCAGGCGCTCAGGGCCAGCGAGGAATCCTTCCGCCAGGCCTTCGAGTACGCCCCCAGCGGCATGGCCATCGCCGAGCTGGGCGGCGACCAGCAGGGGCGGCTGCTGCGGACCAACGACGCGCTGTGCCGGCTGCTCGGCCGCCCCGCGTCGGTGCTGCGCCGCTACTCCTTCGCCGACCTGGTCCACCCCGAGGACATCGGCACCCTGCTCCGTACCTCCGCCGAGGGCGGCCGGGCCGAGCTGCGGCTGGGCCGCCGGGACGGCACGTATCTCTGGGTGTCGCTGCGCAACTCCGTCGTCGCGGACACCGCGGACGGGCCGCGCTTCCTGCTGACGCACGTCGAGGACATCGAGGAGCGCAAGCGGCACGAGCTGAACCTGGCCCACCGCGCCTCGCACGACGCGCTGACCGGGCTGCCCAACAGCGCGGAGCTGCGCTCCCGGCTCGGCTCCCGGCTGTGCGCCCGGCCGGACGCGGCGGCGACCACCGATGTGCAGGCCCTGGACGCGGCGTACGGGGACGTGGACGAGACACGCGGGCACTACCCGGTCGCCGGTCCGGGCGCGCACCCGTTCGACCACCATGTGCACGCGGTGGCACCGGACACCTCGCACGACGACGGTGCGAAGGGGCTCGCGGTCCTCTTCTGCGACCTGGACGGCTTCAAGTCGATCAACGACCGCTTCGGGCACCACACGGGTGACGCGGTTCTCATCGAGGTGGCGCGCCGCCTGACCACATGTGTGCGGGACGGGGACACGGTCGCCCGGCTCGGGGGTGACGAATTCGTCGTCCTCGCGGACGGCCTGGGCGCGGCGGACGCGGCTGACCTGGCGGTTCGGCTGCGGAACGCCATCATTCCGCCGATCCGGGTGGACGGGCGCGCGGTGCGGGTCGGGGCGAGTTTCGGCATCGGCTGGGCGGCCTGCGGGATGACCGCCGAAGAGGTGCTGCGCTCCGCCGACCAGCGGATGTACATCGAGAAGCGGTCCCGGTCGAAGGTTCACCGCAGAGCCGGCTGACGTTCTCCCGCGCGGTCCCGGCCGGATTCCCGGGAACCTCCGTGTCAATTCTTGACATCCTCCATTCGAGGTAGGCTCGGCCGGTCGGCGACGGCCGGCGCTACTGGGCGACGGCTGGCGACATGGTGAGGAGTGACCCAGGGATGGCCGGGAACAACGGCGCGAGCACACCCGAGGACGACGATCCGTTCGGCTACCTCTACGAGGACGGGCAGGCGGCCGGTGCGCAGCCTCCGGGACAGGGCGGCTACGGCTACCCGGGGCCCGCCGCCCAGCCGGGTGTGCCCCGGACCTCGTACAACCAGGTGCGGACCGTCGGCCAGCGCCAGTACGGGCAGCAGGTGCCCCAGCAGCAGGCGTACGGGTACCCGCCGCAGGCGCCCCAGGGCCAGTACGGTCAGCCCGGCCCGCAGTACGCCGCCCCGGAGACGTATCCCGGCGGCGCGGCCACCACTCAGGTGCCGCAGCAGGGCGGGCGCGGTGGTTCCGGCGGTTCCGGCCGGGGCGGTCCGAACACCAAGGGCCTGCTGATCGCCGCGGTCGCGGTGGTCGCGGTGGTGCTCATCGGCATCGGCGCGGCGCTGCTGACGGACGACGGCGACAAGGACAAGAAGGCCGAGCCGACCTCCTCGGAGGGTCCGGGCTCGAAGGTCGAGGAGTCCCCGACCCCGGAGCAGTCCCCGTCCTCCTCCGCCCCGGCGGAGCTGCCGAAGCAGGACGCGGCCTCGCTCCAGCTGGGCGGGACGGCGCAGCTGGACAACTCCGTGAAGGGCGCCAAGAGCGCGAACGGGCAGTACATCAACCTCAACGAGGTGGGCCGTTCGGCGACCTGGTCGGTGGAGGTGCCGGAGGACGGCGAGTACACGCTGTTCGTGACGTACGGCGTGCCGGGCAAGGACGCCAAGACGTCGCTGACGGTCAACTCCGAGGACCCGCGCGACATCAACATGAAGAACTACGCGAACGCCCCCGAGGGCGATCTGGAGAAGGGCTGGACGACGACGTACGCCTACGTCAACCTCGTCAAGGGCGCGAACACGCTGAAGATCTCGTGCGACGAGGGCGATCAGTGCGACGCCAACCTGGACCAGCTGTCGCTGAAGGCCGGTCACCAGACCCGCTGACCGGCGCCTCACGCATTCCGGCCCCCTCGCCTCCGGGCGAGGGGGCCGGAGCGTTTCCCGGGTGCGCTCAGCCCATCAGGGCGAGGAAGCCGGCCACCGTGGCGGCCATGGCCTCGCGGCCGGGGGCGATGTACGTGCGGGGGTCGACGCCCGTGGTGTGCTCGGCGAGGTGGGCGCGGACGGCTCCGGTGAACGCGGTGTTCAGGGCGGTGCCGACGTTGATCTTGACCATGCCGGAAACGGCGACGGCCTGGCGGATCTCGTCGTCCGGGACACCGCTGGAGCCGTGCAGGACGAGCGGGACGGGGACGGCGTCGCGCAGCCGGCCGATCAGCGCGTGGTCGAGGGCGGCGGTGCGCTCGGTCATGGCGTGCGAGGAGCCGACGGCGACGGCGAGGGCGTCCACGCCGGTGGCGGCGACGTACGCGGCGGCCTCGTCCGGGTCGGTGCGGACACCGGGGGCGTGGGCGTCGAGCGGGGCTTCGCCCTCCTTGCCGCCGACCTTGCCGAGTTCGGCCTCGATCCAGATGCCGCGCGCGTGGCCCCAGGCGACGGCCTCGGCGGTGGCGCGGACGTTGTCCTCGTACGTGAGCTTGGAGGCGTCGAACATCACGGAGCCGAAGCCCTCGTCGTGGGCCCGGTGGAGCAGGTCCACGGACTCGACGTGGTCGAGGTGCAGGGCGAGCGGGGCGCTCGACGTACGGGCGACGGCGGCGGCCGCGGCGGCGATGGCGGTGAGCCGGCCGCCGTGGAACTTCACGGCGTTCTCGGAGATCTGGAGGATGGCGGGGGCGCCGGCGCGTTCGGCGCCGGTGGCGATGGCCTCCGCGTGTTCCAGCGTGATGACGTTGAAGGCGGCGATCCCGCGTCCCTGCGCCTGGGCGGCGGAGACGAGTTCACCGGTGCTGACGAGCGGCATTGCTGACCTCTGTTGTTTCCCCGGGTCCGGCGGTCGGGCCCGGTGCGGGGCGGGGGCGGCGTGCGGGCCGCTCCCTTGCGGGTGTGGTCCTCAGACCGCTCCTGGTCCTTGTTCCTCGATGGCGACGCGCGGCAGCAGCTCCTCGTACGCCGTGCGGTCGAAGTCGCCCGCGGTGGGGGCCAGCACGGTCGCCGTCGACAGTGCCACCGCCCGGCGCAGCCGGTCCGGCCAGCTCAGGGACTCCACGAGCCCGGAGAGCAGCCCGGCCACCGCGGAGTCGCCCGCTCCGGTCGGGTTGCCCTTGACGGGGGCGGGCGGTGCGGCCCGCCAGACGCCGTCCGGGGTGACGGCGAGCAGGCCGTCGGGGCCGAGCGAGGCGATGACGCCGTGGGCGCCGCGGCGGCGGGCGTCGCGGGTGGCGCGCAGGGGCTCGCGGGAGCCGGTGAGCTGGGCGAGCTCGTCGGAGTTCGGCTTGATCAGGTCGGGGCGGGCGGCGATGCCCCGGCGCAGCGGTTCGCCGCTGGTGTCCAGGAGGACGGGGACGCCGGCGGCGCGGGCGAGCCGGACGAGTTCGCCGTAGGCGCCGACGTGGATGCCGGGCGGGAGGCTGCCGCACAGGGCGACGGCGTCGGCGGTCTCCAGCAGGCCGGCGTACGCGTCGAGGAAGGCGGCCCACTCGTCGGCGGTGACGTGCGGTCCGGCCTCGTTGAACTGGGTGGTGTCGCCGGTGGCCGCGTCGACGACCGCGAGGGTGCGGCGGGTGTCGCCGGAGACGGGGACGAGCGCGTCGGTGAGGGCGCCCTTCTGCCGGGGGAGCGCGGCGAGCAGGTCGCGCAGGACGGCTCCGGTGGCGCCGCCGGCGAAGCCGGTGACGACGGTGTCGTGGCCGAGGGCGGTGAGGACGCGGGCGACGTTGAGGCCCTTGCCGCCGGGGCGCTCGGAGAGGTCGGTGACCCGGTGGCTGGAGTGGGGCACGAGGGCGGGGACGCCGTAGGTCAGGTCGAGTGCCGTGTTCAGCGTGACCGTGAGGATCACCGCGGCCGCCCCTTCGCTTTCGATCCGTGCTGAGCGCTGATTCCTTGCCGGAACGCGCTTTCCGTGCTGGTTTCCCAGGCGATCATGCCAAAGAGGGGGCGGTCGGCCCAGACCTCGGGACCAACCGCCGTCTCTTCGTTACGTAGCCCGTTCAGCCGGCCGCGGCCTCGGGGCGGACGATCCACTCGCCCTTGCGCATGACGCCCTTGAGCCGGAAGTCCTCGTCGAGAACGACCAGGTCGGCGTCCTTGCCGGGCTCCAGCGAGCCGACCTTGTCGTCCACGCCGAGGAGACGGGCCGGGTTCGCGGAGATGGACCGGACCACGTCCTCGACGGGGATGCGGTCGATGGTCACGGCGCGGTGGAAAGCGGTGTCCAGGGTGAGCGTGGAGCCGGCGATGGAGTTGCCCTCGACGAGCCGGGCGACGCCGTTCTCGACGTTCACGGCGAGCGGGCCGAGCTGGTAGCGGCCGTCGCCGAAGCCCGCCGCGTCCATGGCGTCCGTGATCAGGGCGACCCGGTCGGCGCCGGCGTGGTGGTAGGCCAGTTCGAGCGCGGCCGGGTGCAGGTGCGTGCCGTCGTTGATCAGCTCGACGGTGACCCGCTCGTCCTCCAGGAGGGCGGCGATCGGGCCGGGCGCGCGGTGTCCGAGGGTCGGCATCGCGTTGTAGAGGTGCGTGGCGACGGTGGCACCGGCGTCGATCGCCTCGACGGTCTGCTCGTACGTGGCGTCGGTGTGGCCGATGGCCGCGATGACACCGTGCTCGGCGAGCAGCCGTACGGAGTCGATGCCGCCGGGCAGCTCGGTGGCGAGGGTGAACATCTTCGCGGTGCCGCGCGCGGCGTCCATCAGCTTGCGGACCTCGGCCGGGTCCGGGTCGCGCAGCAGGGCCTCGCTGTGGGCGCCCTTGCGGCACGGGGAGATGAAGGGGCCCTCGAAGTGGATGCCGGCGAGGTCGCCCTGCTCGACGAGTTCGGAGAGGATGCCGGCGCGCTCGGCGAGGAAGTCCATCTCGCCGGTGACCGTGGAGGCGACCAGGGTGGTGGTGCCGTGCTCGCGGTGGGTGCGGACGCCGGTGAGGACCTCGTCGACCGTGCCCGAGGTGAAGGAGGCGCCGCCGCCGCCGTGGTTGT is a genomic window of Streptomyces sp. NBC_00708 containing:
- a CDS encoding M4 family metallopeptidase, giving the protein MTPHMNTRRAAALAAVAAMVVVGVQTGAANAHPNTPGNSPSVSATPAFSSASARTAAIKSAQADTSSTATALKLGAKEKLIARDVIKDANGTVHTRYERTYDGLPVLGGDLVTHTAANGKLKSVTKATTARISVPSTTPKIKTAASARKVIWAGGGTPVLALESVKTGVQKDGTPSRKRVITDATTGKVLRSYEEIETAGVGNSQYSGKVDLSTTASGSGFELTDGDRGGHKTYDLNQGESGTGDLVTDDDDTWGDGTGNDRQTAAVDAHYGAAKTWDFYKSAFGRDGIAGDGKAAYSRVHYGDAYVNAFWDDSCFCMTYGDGADNKSALTALDVAGHEMSHGLTASTANLEYAGESGGLNEATSDILGTSVEFFADNSTDVGDYLIGEKIDINGDGSPLRYMDKPSKDGGSADSWDSSVGDLDVHYSSGVANHFFYLLSEGSGAKTINGVDYDSPTSDGSTVTGIGRDKAVQIWYKALSEYMTSTTDYADARTATEKAATDLYGADSAELKAVDAAWSGVNVK
- a CDS encoding carbohydrate-binding protein, which gives rise to MAGNNGASTPEDDDPFGYLYEDGQAAGAQPPGQGGYGYPGPAAQPGVPRTSYNQVRTVGQRQYGQQVPQQQAYGYPPQAPQGQYGQPGPQYAAPETYPGGAATTQVPQQGGRGGSGGSGRGGPNTKGLLIAAVAVVAVVLIGIGAALLTDDGDKDKKAEPTSSEGPGSKVEESPTPEQSPSSSAPAELPKQDAASLQLGGTAQLDNSVKGAKSANGQYINLNEVGRSATWSVEVPEDGEYTLFVTYGVPGKDAKTSLTVNSEDPRDINMKNYANAPEGDLEKGWTTTYAYVNLVKGANTLKISCDEGDQCDANLDQLSLKAGHQTR
- a CDS encoding flavin reductase family protein yields the protein MLQTKPPTPRTEPVPHAEGVSNEEFRAALSRLAAGVVLVTAQEPPLDEDGRGEDVGMTATAFMSVSLDPPLVMVSLRNDSRMDDLLAEQPLWAVSVLAESQRHIAGRFAMKGRISDRLLFEDIPYLRGEVSGAPLAGGALATLECRTEQRVVAGDHTLVIGRVLSAHVPSGEGGPLTYFRGKYRHLG
- the nagA gene encoding N-acetylglucosamine-6-phosphate deacetylase, with protein sequence MAGRADSTVLAGARVVRPTGTVEDGRVVVEGTRISGGDGAEGAPVVDLSGHWIVPGFVDMHNHGGGGASFTSGTVDEVLTGVRTHREHGTTTLVASTVTGEMDFLAERAGILSELVEQGDLAGIHFEGPFISPCRKGAHSEALLRDPDPAEVRKLMDAARGTAKMFTLATELPGGIDSVRLLAEHGVIAAIGHTDATYEQTVEAIDAGATVATHLYNAMPTLGHRAPGPIAALLEDERVTVELINDGTHLHPAALELAYHHAGADRVALITDAMDAAGFGDGRYQLGPLAVNVENGVARLVEGNSIAGSTLTLDTAFHRAVTIDRIPVEDVVRSISANPARLLGVDDKVGSLEPGKDADLVVLDEDFRLKGVMRKGEWIVRPEAAAG
- a CDS encoding class II fructose-bisphosphate aldolase; its protein translation is MPLVSTGELVSAAQAQGRGIAAFNVITLEHAEAIATGAERAGAPAILQISENAVKFHGGRLTAIAAAAAAVARTSSAPLALHLDHVESVDLLHRAHDEGFGSVMFDASKLTYEDNVRATAEAVAWGHARGIWIEAELGKVGGKEGEAPLDAHAPGVRTDPDEAAAYVAATGVDALAVAVGSSHAMTERTAALDHALIGRLRDAVPVPLVLHGSSGVPDDEIRQAVAVSGMVKINVGTALNTAFTGAVRAHLAEHTTGVDPRTYIAPGREAMAATVAGFLALMG
- the cdgB gene encoding diguanylate cyclase CdgB, coding for MEAESEPYVRLATMRQLHQAVADLNTARSLADTLQTVADGIVANLGYELACVNLVRPDGDLVVAALAGNHAAEALITGRVGSRASWERRLAMGEAWDGLRFIPHTEGWILLDDDVPQWHTEGPEPRFEDEWHPEDRLYAPMYASGGGSDLLGVISVDRPRNGRRPGAWGREALQMYASQSAIAISNARLRANMQRALVRLEREQQALRASEESFRQAFEYAPSGMAIAELGGDQQGRLLRTNDALCRLLGRPASVLRRYSFADLVHPEDIGTLLRTSAEGGRAELRLGRRDGTYLWVSLRNSVVADTADGPRFLLTHVEDIEERKRHELNLAHRASHDALTGLPNSAELRSRLGSRLCARPDAAATTDVQALDAAYGDVDETRGHYPVAGPGAHPFDHHVHAVAPDTSHDDGAKGLAVLFCDLDGFKSINDRFGHHTGDAVLIEVARRLTTCVRDGDTVARLGGDEFVVLADGLGAADAADLAVRLRNAIIPPIRVDGRAVRVGASFGIGWAACGMTAEEVLRSADQRMYIEKRSRSKVHRRAG
- a CDS encoding TerD family protein, with the protein product MAVSLSKGGNVSLTKEAPGLTAVTVGLGWDVRTTTGTDFDLDASAIAVNAGGKVYSDAHFVFFNNKSTPDQTIVHTGDNVTGEGEGDDEQINVNLAGLPADVDKIVFPVSIYDAETRSQNFGQVRNAYIRILNQAGGTEIARYDLSEDAATETAMVFGELYRNGAEWKFRAVGQGYASGLRGIAQDFGVSL
- the arfB gene encoding alternative ribosome rescue aminoacyl-tRNA hydrolase ArfB, with amino-acid sequence MGVMSGPYVIRGSVSLPEAELMWRFSRSSGPGGQHVNTSDSQVELRFDLAATEALPEVWKERALDRLAGRLTDGVIAVRSSEHRSQWRNRETAAVRLAALLAEASAPPPRPRVKRKIPRGINERRLREKKARGDTKRGRSGRDW
- a CDS encoding 1-phosphofructokinase family hexose kinase — translated: MILTVTLNTALDLTYGVPALVPHSSHRVTDLSERPGGKGLNVARVLTALGHDTVVTGFAGGATGAVLRDLLAALPRQKGALTDALVPVSGDTRRTLAVVDAATGDTTQFNEAGPHVTADEWAAFLDAYAGLLETADAVALCGSLPPGIHVGAYGELVRLARAAGVPVLLDTSGEPLRRGIAARPDLIKPNSDELAQLTGSREPLRATRDARRRGAHGVIASLGPDGLLAVTPDGVWRAAPPAPVKGNPTGAGDSAVAGLLSGLVESLSWPDRLRRAVALSTATVLAPTAGDFDRTAYEELLPRVAIEEQGPGAV